A stretch of the Rhipicephalus microplus isolate Deutch F79 unplaced genomic scaffold, USDA_Rmic scaffold_18, whole genome shotgun sequence genome encodes the following:
- the LOC142785189 gene encoding solute carrier family 22 member 6-like, producing the protein MPSKKTTARRQVSSICADATSQNPSNVLEVERDEEVPLGEGRFQVQALIVSMLAGTTFLLHLVSFRLTTRIMDHWCRPTEAFANLSVEEWRLMAIPIEQDGARSRCRRREPPDGGSAASFVSCDSWDFDYAPYGNNIVSEWRLVCDRRWLIELAVLTYMAACVIALPVVGVAADRIGRKLVMNITLVALLVAGFTTSLANSYLLFVALRIVVSVSSNSLWLVQYSVLYEVSTIARRDRYCFLSMAVASIVMPLVVAGMSTLRLAWEAAHLFLMVPTTMLALAFYPVGDESCTWLLATMQPRKAERVALSVARMNSADTDYCRSWFASEVRKAERRSSEHQTEHTVLTMLNPQLRRRFVLLCYVWSSLSFAFNQVNLNDIFPIKKTVSLAGILGMVPMYAGAYGMMSRYGAKRSCTVSMLIFSFVAVALTGTYGSEKHTSNGILVVILRMLANLFVVLAFVVTAQYYPVRVRCTGICVGFALGRLTGSLGEIVFRLFPKHRRDIMIAFVAVVMALCSMAVEYLPHKVPDIILLHESTCPVSRRGSTYAADEFRRSLQGSLGPLPKGPVKARSSRERRSRSESLPEQFSLRASSISQSSALPKH; encoded by the coding sequence ATGCCATCGAAAAAGACAACTGCCCGGCGTCAGGTTTCATCTATTTGCGCTGACGCTACAAGCCAGAATCCCTCCAATGTCCTGGAAGTCGAGAGGGACGAAGAAGTGCCGTTGGGCGAAGGCCGTTTCCAGGTGCAGGCACTAATAGTATCGATGCTGGCGGGGACTACGTTCTTGCTTCACCTGGTAAGCTTTCGACTCACTACGCGCATCATGGACCACTGGTGTCGACCGACAGAAGCTTTCGCTAATCTGAGCGTCGAAGAGTGGCGCCTAATGGCCATACCTATCGAACAGGACGGCGCCCGAAGTCGCTGCAGACGTCGTGAACCACCCGATGGCGGCAGTGCAGCGTCTTTCGTAAGCTGTGACTCCTGGGACTTTGACTATGCGCCTTACGGCAACAACATAGTCAGTGAGTGGCGGCTGGTGTGCGACCGCCGGTGGCTCATCGAACTGGCCGTGCTAACCTACATGGCCGCTTGCGTCATCGCACTCCCCGTGGTAGGAGTTGCCGCTGACCGCATTGGCCGCAAGCTCGTCATGAACATCACGCTCGTTGCGCTGCTCGTGGCTGGATTCACCACCAGCCTCGCCAACTCCTACCTGCTCTTCGTGGCACTGCGCATAGTCGTGTCTGTGTCGAGCAACTCTCTGTGGCTCGTGCAGTACTCGGTTCTCTACGAGGTCTCGACTATAGCGCGCAGAGATCGCTACTGCTTCCTCTCCATGGCGGTGGCCTCGATCGTCATGCCCCTCGTGGTCGCTGGCATGTCGACGCTGCGATTGGCCTGGGAAGCAGCCCACCTCTTTCTCATGGTGCCGACGACCATGCTTGCTTTAGCGTTCTATCCTGTGGGCGACGAGTCTTGTACCTGGCTCCTAGCCACAATGCAGCCTCGGAAAGCCGAACGTGTCGCCTTAAGTGTCGCCCGCATGAACAGCGCAGACACTGATTACTGCCGCTCTTGGTTCGCTTCCGAGGTGCGCAAGGCTGAGCGTCGAAGTAGCGAGCATCAAACCGAGCACACTGTGCTCACCATGCTCAATCCACAGCTGAGAAGACGCTTTGTGCTGCTGTGCTACGTGTGGTCCTCGTTGTCGTTCGCCTTCAATCAAGTGAACCTGAATGACATCTTCCCCATCAAGAAGACAGTCTCCTTGGCCGGTATCTTGGGAATGGTGCCGATGTACGCTGGGGCCTACGGTATGATGTCGCGGTACGGTGCGAAGCGCTCGTGCACGGTGTCGATGCTCATCTTCAGCTTCGTCGCCGTAGCCCTGACTGGCACGTACGGCAGCGAAAAGCACACGTCCAACGGGATTCTCGTCGTGATTCTCCGTATGCTGGCCAATCTGTTCGTAGTGCTCGCCTTCGTTGTGACCGCCCAGTACTACCCGGTCCGGGTGCGCTGTACGGGCATTTGCGTCGGGTTCGCACTCGGCAGGCTGACCGGATCGCTGGGAGAGATTGTGTTTCGGCTGTTTCCCAAGCACCGCCGGGATATCATGATAGCCTTCGTTGCTGTCGTAATGGCCTTGTGTTCGATGGCCGTGGAGTACCTTCCGCACAAAGTCCCCGACATTATCCTGCTACATGAATCCACTTGTCCTGTTTCCAGACGGGGCAGCACGTACGCCGCCGACGAGTTCAGGCGCTCGCTTCAGGGCTCGTTGGGTCCACTGCCAAAAGGACCCGTCAAGGCACGTTCTTCCAGGGAACGCCGTTCAAGGAGCGAGTCATTGCCCGAGCAGTTTTCGCTAAGGGCTTCCAGCATCTCCCAGTCGTCTGCTCTGCCAAAGCACTGA